Proteins encoded by one window of Vanacampus margaritifer isolate UIUO_Vmar chromosome 17, RoL_Vmar_1.0, whole genome shotgun sequence:
- the LOC144037527 gene encoding transmembrane protein 106B-like, translating to MCIQKLYVTASVVVCLLLSSLAVFFPFPRSIDVTYVGVKSVYVSYDKEKHSVYLNITVRKEEVCDYCTLQSIKVHNIVFMMQVTVTTTYFSHAEQVSQEMYQYVDCGGNTPSNSGMTKPFSIPHPE from the exons atgtgtatacA GAAGTTGTATGTAACAGCATCAGTTGTTGTGTGCCTGCTGTTATCCAGTCTGGCTGTCTTTTTCCCCTTCCCCCGATCCATCGATGTGACCTACGTCGGGGTGAAGTCAGTTTACGTTAGCTACGACAAGGAGAAGCACAGTGTCTATCTGAACATCACGGTAAGGAAGGAAGAGGTGTG TGACTACTGTACTCTGCAATCCATCAAGGTGCACAACATTGTCTTCATGATGCA AGTGACGGTCACCACCACATACTTCAGCCATGCTGAGCAAGTGTCACAGGAAATGTACCAGTATGTCGATTGTGGAGGGAACACCCCTTCCAACAGCGGGATGACTAAACCGTTTAGCATCCCACATCCCGAGTAA
- the LOC144037753 gene encoding uncharacterized protein LOC144037753 produces the protein MCAATNVTCEKELCGAQEENQRQRQLLDAVCKQPRVVLNRADVCEIYLCPERQESDFPGVKEEDNLEPLQVKEEEQPHPPNINKEGQLPLFIKEEEEEEFTELPGTDVHLKTKDECLFENNKGAEPSSSSSRQLITTEDDEEDHRGGSQADSRLALMSDAEDASHSSHTDDEQSDGDVTCHTGSKRWKCSLCKKFFGCSFHLRRHMISHTGEKPFPCSVCGRRFSYKTSLKVHTRTHTGEKPFACSVCGQCFTQKGFLKMHTRTHTGEKPYACSVCGQCFTQKGILKMHTRTHTGEKPFACSVCDHKFAHKGDLSRHIRIHTGEKPYACSVCGQCFTQKGILKMHTRTHTGEKPSACSVCGRRFSDKSYLKMHTRTHTGEKPFACSVCGQRFSQKRNLKRHTRTHTGEKPFACSVCSHKFAHKEDLSKHTRTHTGEKPFACSVCGQSFSDRRKLKRHTITHTGGKPFACSVCGQLYSSNANAKRHRCAGENNRD, from the exons ATGTGTGCTGCAACGAACGTGACGTGCGAAAAAGAGCTTTGTGGAGCACAGGAGGAGAACCAGCGACAACGTCAGCTGCTGGACGCTGTGTGCAAGCAGCCTCgtgttgtgttgaacagagcag acgtctgtgaaatatatctttgtcctgagcggcAGGAGTCAGACTTCCCTGGCGTGAAAGAGGAGGACAACCTGGAGCCTCTGCaggttaaagaagaggagcagccacatCCTCCCAACATAAATAAAGAGGGGCAGCTGCCACTATTtattaaagaggaggaggaagaggagttcACAGAGTTGCCCGGGACTGATGTCCATCTGAAGACTAAAGATGAATGTCtatttgaaaacaacaaagggGCGGAACCttcaagcagcagctcaagacaacTGATAACAACtgaagatgatgaggaggaccaccgtggaggatcacaagcagacagccGGTTAGCTCTAATGTCAGATGCTGAAGACGCGTCACACTCTTCTCACACTGATGACGAACAGTCTGACGGTGACGTGACATGTCACACTGGCAGCAAACGTTGGAAATGTTCTCtatgtaaaaaattttttggcTGCAGCTTTCATTTGAGAAGACATATGATTAGCCATACTGGTGAAAaaccttttccctgctcagtttgtggccgacGTTTTTCTTACAAAACAAGCTTGAAAGTGCACACAAggacccacactggagagaagccttttgcttgctcggtttgtggtcaatgttttactcaaaaagggttcttaaaaatgcacacaagaacccacactggagagaagccttatgcatgctcggtttgtggtcaatgttttactcaaaaaggaattttaaaaatgcacacaagaacccacactggagagaagccttttgcgtGCTCAGTTTGTGATCACAAGTTTGCTCACAAGGGAGACTTAAGCAGACACAtaagaatccacactggagagaagccttatgcatgctcggtttgtggtcaatgttttactcaaaaaggaattttaaaaatgcacacaagaacccacactggagagaagccttctgcttgctcggtttgtggccGACGTTTCTCTGACAAGTCAtacttaaaaatgcacacaagaacccacactggagagaagccttttgcttgctcggtttgtggtcaacggttttctcaaaaaagaaacttaaaaaggcacacaagaacccacactggagagaagccttttgcctgctcagtttgtagTCACAAGTTTGCTCACAAGGAAGACTTaagcaaacacacaagaacccacactggagagaagccttttgcatgctcagtttgtggtcaaagtttcTCTGACAGGCGGAAATTAAAAAGGCACAcaataacccacactggagGGAAGCCCTTTGCctgctctgtttgtggtcaATTATATTCAAGTAATGCCAATGCTAAGAGGCACaggtgtgctggtgagaataaCCGTGATTAA
- the LOC144037751 gene encoding uncharacterized protein LOC144037751 has translation MCAATNVTCEKELCGAQEENERQRHLLDAVCKQPRVVWNTADVCETYLCPERQESDFPGVKEEDNPEPLQVKEEEQPHLPNIKKEEQLPLYIKEEEEEFPELPGTDVHLKTKDECLYENNKGAETSSSSSRQLITEDDEDHRGGSQVDSRLALMSDAEDASHSPRTDDEQSDGNVTCHTGSKCWKCSLCKQTFGSNFHLRRHMISHTGEKPFPCSVCGRRFSYKISLKVHTRTHTGEKPFACSVCGQCFTQKGNLQRHTTTHTGEKPFACLVCGKCFTQKGFLKMHTKTHTGEKPFPCSVCGRRFSYKISLKVHTKTHTGEKPFACSVCGQCFTQKGILKMHTRTHTGEKPFPCSVCGRRFSYKISLNVHTITHTGEKPFACSVCGQCFTQKGHLQRHTTTHTGEKPFACSVCGQCFTQKGNLQRHKTTHTGEKPFTCSVCGHKFAHKDDLKKHTRTHTGEKPFACSVCGHKFAHKGDLNKHTRTHTRTHTGEKPFACSVCGHKFAHKGHLSRHTRTHTGEKPFACSVCGQCFTQKGDLKTHTRTHTGEKPFACSVCGQCFTQKGHLQRHTTTHTGEKAFACSVCGQCFTQKGQLKMHTRTHTGEEPFACSVCGQSFAQRNNLTIHTRTHTGEKPFACSVCGHKFAHKGNLNKHTRTHTGEKPFACSVCGQSFSDRQKLQRHTITHTGEKPFPCSVCGRRFSYKTSLKVHTRTHTGEKPFACSVCGQIYSSNAKAKRHRCAGENSRD, from the exons ATGTGTGCTGCAACGAACGTGACGTGCGAAAAAGAGCTTTGTGGAGCACAGgaggagaacgagcgacaacgtCACCTGCTGGACGCTGTGTGCAAGCAGCCTCGTGTTGTGTGGAACACAGCAG acgtcTGTGAAACatatctttgtcctgagcggcAGGAGTCAGACTTCCCTGGCGTGAAAGAGGAGGACAACCCGGAGCCTCTCCaggttaaagaagaggagcagccacatcttcccaacataaaaaaagaggagcagCTGCCACTATACattaaagaagaggaggaggagttcCCAGAGTTGCCCGGGACTGATGTCCATTTGAAGACTAAAGATGAATGTctatatgaaaacaacaaaggggcggagacttcaagcagcagctcaagacaacTGATAACtgaagatgatgaggaccaccgtggaggatcacaagTAGACAGCCGGTTAGCTCTAATGTCAGATGCTGAAGACGCGTCACACTCTCCTCGCACTGATGACGAACAGTCTGACGGTAACGTGACATGTCACACTGGCAGCAAATGTTGGAAATGTTCTCTATGTAAACAAACTTTTGGCAGCAACTTTCATTTGAGAAGACATATGATTAGccacactggtgaaaaaccttttccctgctcagtttgtggccgacGTTTCTCTTACAAAATAAGcttaaaagtgcacacaagaacccacactggagagaagccttttgcttgctcggtttgtggtcaatgttttactcaaaaaggaAACTTACAAAGGCACACaacaacccacactggagagaagccttttgcttgcttgGTTTGTGGtaaatgttttactcaaaaaggattcttaaaaatgcacacaaaaacccacactggagagaagccttttccgtgctcagtttgtggccgacGTTTCTCTTACAAAATAAGcttaaaagtgcacacaaaaacccacactggagagaagccttttgcttgctcggtttgtggtcaatgttttactcaaaaaggaatcttaaaaatgcacacaagaacccacactggagagaagccttttccctgctcagtttgtggtcgaCGTTTCTCTTACAAAATAAGCTTAAATGTGCACAcaataacccacactggagagaagccttttgcttgctcggtttgtggtcaatgttttactcaaaaaggaCACTTACAAAGGCACACaacaacccacactggagagaagccttttgcctgctcagtttgtggtcaatgttttactcaaaaaggaAACTTACAAAGGCACAAaacaacccacactggagagaagccttttacttgctcggtttgtggtcacaaATTTGCTCACAAGGACGACTTAAagaaacacacaagaacccacactggagagaagccttttgcctgctcggtttgtggtcacaagtttgctcacaagggagacttaaataaacacacacgaacccacacaagaacccacactggagagaagccttttgcctgctcagtttgtggtcacaagTTTGCTCACAAGGGACACTTAAgcagacacacaagaacccacactggagagaagccttttgcctgctccgtttgtggtcaatgttttactcaaaaaggagacttaaaaacgcacacaagaacccacactggagagaagccttttgcttgctcggtttgcggtcaatgttttactcaaaaaggaCACTTACAAAGGCACACaacaacccacactggagagaaggcttttgcctgctcagtttgtggtcaatgttttactcaaaaaggacagttaaaaatgcacacaagaacccacaccgGAGAggagccttttgcctgctcagtttgtggtcaaagttttGCTCAAAGAAATAACTTAACAATACACActagaacccacactggagagaagccttttgcctgctcagtttgtggtcacaagtttgctcacaagggaaacttaaacaaacacacaagaacccacactggagagaagccttttgcttgctcggtttgcGGTCAAAGTTTCTCTGACAGGCAAAAATTACAAAGGCACAcaataacccacactggagagaagccttttccctgctcagtttgtggccgacGTTTCTCTTACAAAACAAGcttaaaagtgcacacaagaacccacactggagagaagccttttgcctgctccgtttgtggtcaaataTATTCAAGTAATGCCAAAGCTAAGAGGCACaggtgtgctggtgagaatagccGTGATTAA
- the LOC144037752 gene encoding uncharacterized protein LOC144037752, translating to MCAATNVTCEKELCGAQEENERQRQLLDAVCKQPRVVWNTTDVCETYLCPERQESDFPGVKEEDNPEPLQVKEEEQPHLPNIKKEEQLPLYIKEEEEEFPELPGTDVHLKIKDECLYENNKGAETSSSSSRQLITEDDEDHRGGSQVDSRLALMSDAEDASHSPRTDDEQSDGNVTCHTGSKCWKCSLCKQTFGSNFHLRRHMISHTGEKPFPCSVCGRRFSYKISLKVHTRTHTGEKPFACSVCGQCFTQKGNLQRHTTTHTGEKPFACSVCGKCFTQKGFLKMHTKTHAGEKKPFPCSVCGRRFSYKISLKVHTKTHTGEKPFPCSVCGRRFFYKISLNVHTITHTGEKPFACLVCGQCFTQKGHLQRHTTTHTGEKPFACSVCGQCFTQKGNLQRHKTTHTGEKPFACSVCGHKFAHKDDLKKHTRTHTVEKPFACSVCGHKCAHKGDLNKHTRTHTGEKPFACSVCGHKFAHKGHLSRHTRTHTGEKPFACSVCGQCFTQKGHFQRHTTTHTGEKPFACSVCGQCFTQKGNLQRHKTTHTGEKPFACSVCGHKFAHKDDLKKHTRTHTGEKPFACSVCGHKCAHKGDLNKHTRTHTGEKPFACSVCGHKFAHKGHLSRHTRTHTGEKPFACSVCGQCFTQKGDLKTHTRTHTGEKPFACSVCGQIYSSNAKAKRHRCAGENSRD from the exons ATGTGTGCTGCAACGAACGTGACGTGCGAAAAAGAGCTTTGTGGAGCACAGgaggagaacgagcgacaacgtCAGCTGCTGGACGCTGTGTGCAAGCAGCCTCGTGTTGTGTGGAACACTACAG acgtcTGTGAAACatatctttgtcctgagcggcAGGAGTCAGACTTCCCTGGCGTGAAAGAGGAGGACAACCCGGAGCCTCTCCaggttaaagaagaggagcagccacatcttcccaacataaaaaaagaggagcagCTGCCACTATACattaaagaagaggaggaggagttcCCAGAGTTGCCCGGGACTGATGTCCATTTGAAGATTAAAGATGAATGTctatatgaaaacaacaaaggggcggagacttcaagcagcagctcaagacaacTGATAACtgaagatgatgaggaccaccgtggaggatcacaagTAGACAGCCGGTTAGCTCTAATGTCAGATGCTGAAGACGCGTCACACTCTCCTCGCACTGATGACGAACAGTCTGACGGTAACGTGACATGTCACACTGGCAGCAAATGTTGGAAATGTTCTCTATGTAAACAAACTTTTGGCAGCAACTTTCATTTGAGAAGACATATGATTAGccacactggtgaaaaaccttttccctgctcagtttgtggccgacGTTTCTCTTACAAAATAAGCTTAAaggtgcacacaagaacccacactggagaaaaaccttttgcttgctcggtttgtggtcaatgttttactcaaaaaggaAACTTACAAAGGCACACaacaacccacactggagagaagccttttgcttgctcggtttgtggtaaatgttttactcaaaaaggattcttaaaaatgcacacaaaaacccACGCTGGAGAGAAGAAGCCTTTTccgtgctcagtttgtggccgacGTTTCTCTTACAAAATAAGcttaaaagtgcacacaaaaacccacactggagagaagccttttccctgctcagtttgtggtcgaCGTTTCTTTTACAAAATAAGCTTAAATGTGCACAcaataacccacactggagagaagccttttgcttgcttggtttgtggtcaatgttttactcaaaaaggaCACTTACAAAGGCACACaacaacccacactggagagaagccttttgcctgctcagtttgtggtcaatgttttactcaaaaaggaAACTTACAAAGGCACAAaacaacccacactggagagaagccttttgcttgctcggtttgtggtcacaaGTTTGCTCACAAGGACGACTTAAAGAAACACACAAGGACCCACACTgtagagaagccttttgcctgctcagtttgtggtcacaagTGTGCTCACAAGGGAGacttaaataaacacacaagaacccacactggagagaagccttttgcctgctcagtttgtggtcacaagTTTGCTCACAAGGGACACTTAAgcagacacacaagaacccacactggagagaagccttttgcttgctcggtttgtggtcaatgttttactcaaaaaggaCACTTCCAAAGGCACACaacaacccacactggagagaagccttttgcctgctcagtttgtggtcaatgttttactcaaaaaggaAACTTACAAAGGCACAAaacaacccacactggagagaagccttttgcttgctcggtttgtggtcacaaGTTTGCTCACAAGGACGACTTAAAGAAACACACAAggacccacactggagagaagccttttgcctgctcagtttgtggtcacaagTGTGCTCACAAGGGAGacttaaataaacacacaagaacccacactggagagaagccttttgcctgctcagtttgtggtcacaagTTTGCTCACAAGGGACACTTAAgcagacacacaagaacccacactggagagaagccttttgcctgctccgtttgtggtcaatgttttactcaaaaaggagacttaaaaacgcacacaagaacccacactggagagaagccttttgcctgctccgtttgtggtcaaataTATTCAAGTAATGCCAAAGCTAAGAGGCACaggtgtgctggtgagaatagccGTGATTAA